One segment of Sesamum indicum cultivar Zhongzhi No. 13 linkage group LG4, S_indicum_v1.0, whole genome shotgun sequence DNA contains the following:
- the LOC110011857 gene encoding xyloglucan galactosyltransferase XLT2, translated as MLPVSDPPPFSKPKSADILDRKHSVFTSLKPYLSFHHNRRAWFFLSVLLLQLLLLLSAPSLPFSLSAATAPTPHSSAALPNITYSSRAAGEQASAEGILNNPKTEEKCPYGEVYVYELPPLFNTEIVKNCDNLNPWSSRCDALSNSGFGKAATGISRIVPEKVRGAWFWTDQFSLEVIYHNRMLNYRCRTLEPESAAAFYIPFYTGLAVERFLFTRNSTTEERDRHCNLMLNWVSDQPFFKKSYGWDHFITVGRISWDFRRSKDGDWGSSCIYMPKMRNITRLLIEKNPWDYFDVGVPYPTGFHPGSVADVTLWQDFVRSRERHTLFCFAGATRGFIKNDFRGILLSQCYSEPGSCRVVDCGGSKCANGSSSILETFLHSDFCLQPRGDSFTRRSIFDCMVAGSIPVFFWHRTAYLQYQWFLPGEPESYSVFIDRHEVQNGTSIKSVLDKISKEKVKSMRAKVIEYIPKLIYANSDQGLEGIDDAFDVAVEGVLRRIKEQEGGYKWK; from the coding sequence ATGCTTCCCGTTTCTGACCCACCGCCTTTCTCTAAACCTAAGAGCGCGGATATTTTAGATCGTAAGCACTCGGTCTTCACCTCTCTCAAACCCTACCTCTCCTTTCACCACAACCGCCGCGCATGGTTCTTCCTCTCCGTTTTGCTTCTCCagctcctcctcctcctctccgCTCCTTCcctccctttctctctctccgcCGCCACCGCTCCCACTCCCCACTCTTCCGCCGCCCTCCCCAACATCACTTATAGCAGTCGCGCTGCCGGAGAACAGGCTTCGGCCGAGGGGATTCTGAATAATCCTAAAACTGAAGAGAAATGCCCTTACGGGGAAGTGTATGTTTACGAACTTCCGCCGCTATTCAATACCGAAATAGTGAAAAACTGCGATAATTTGAACCCATGGTCGTCCCGCTGCGACGCGCTTTCGAACTCGGGGTTCGGCAAAGCCGCCACCGGAATTTCGAGAATCGTACCGGAGAAGGTGCGCGGCGCGTGGTTTTGGACTGATCAATTTTCGCTCGAGGTAATTTACCACAACCGAATGCTGAACTATCGGTGCAGAACCCTAGAGCCGGAATCCGCTGCGGCCTTCTACATACCCTTTTACACTGGACTCGCGGTCGAAAGGTTTCTCTTCACCAGAAATTCCACCACCGAAGAACGCGATCGGCACTGCAATTTGATGCTAAATTGGGTGAGTGATCAGCCATTCTTTAAGAAATCATACGGTTGGGATCATTTCATTACTGTAGGCAGGATATCGTGGGATTTCCGCCGGTCGAAGGACGGAGACTGGGGTTCCAGTTGCATTTACATGCCGAAGATGCGTAACATCACGCGCTTGTTAATCGAGAAAAACCCTTGGGACTACTTCGACGTCGGTGTGCCATACCCCACCGGTTTCCACCCCGGGTCAGTTGCCGATGTCACACTCTGGCAAGATTTCGTCCGCAGCCGGGAGCGCCACACCCTCTTCTGCTTCGCCGGAGCAACTCGCGGTTTCATAAAGAACGATTTCAGGGGAATTCTCCTCAGCCAATGCTACTCCGAGCCTGGCTCATGCCGGGTCGTGGACTGCGGCGGTTCAAAGTGCGCGAATGGCAGCTCATCAATCCTTGAAACTTTCCTTCACTCCGACTTCTGCTTACAGCCGAGAGGGGATAGTTTTACTCGGCGTTCAATCTTCGACTGCATGGTAGCCGGCTCCATCCCGGTCTTTTTCTGGCACCGGACCGCTTACCTCCAGTACCAGTGGTTCTTGCCGGGCGAACCGGAAAGTTACTCGGTTTTCATAGACCGGCATGAGGTTCAAAATGGGACCTCAATAAAGAGTGTGCTTGACAAGATTAGTAAAGAGAAGGTGAAAAGCATGAGGGCGAAAGTGATTGAATATATACCAAAACTCATATATGCCAATTCTGACCAAGGATTGGAGGGCATTGATGATGCATTTGATGTTGCTGTGGAGGGGGTCTTGAGGAGAATTAAGGAACAAGAAGGAGGGTACAAAtggaaatga